One Candidatus Krumholzibacteriia bacterium genomic window, CTACCTGCACGAGACGTACTCCGGGAGCGTCATGGGCATGCCCTTCGAGGGTGTGGGGCTGCTCGGTTACGACAACGTCGGCAAGCAGTACGTGTCCACCTGGGTGGACAACATGAGCACGGGTCTCATGACCGGGCACGGCACCTGCAGCAAGGACGGCTGGGCGATGACCAGCGAGAGCCTCGATCCCGTCACGGGAAAGCCGGTGACCTCGAGGACCAAGACGTCCATGCCCGATGCCGACACCATCGTCATGGAGATGTTCATGTCCGGGGAAGACGGCAAGGAGTACAAATCGATGGAGATTACCTGCAAGCGCAGCAAGTAGCGCGCAATCCCGGCAATTGAACACGAGGCCCGTGCGGGTGCACACCCGGCGCGGGCCTCTTTATTTGCAGGCGCACGCGATACCGTTCCT contains:
- a CDS encoding DUF1579 domain-containing protein, with translation MKRWMCISLVIASMMVITAAAVAQDEKSAEANPAEMAAWMAAMTPGEHHEHMKKLAGNFDYTIKMWMDPSAAPTESTGKRSAEIVLGGRYLHETYSGSVMGMPFEGVGLLGYDNVGKQYVSTWVDNMSTGLMTGHGTCSKDGWAMTSESLDPVTGKPVTSRTKTSMPDADTIVMEMFMSGEDGKEYKSMEITCKRSK